In Choloepus didactylus isolate mChoDid1 chromosome 18, mChoDid1.pri, whole genome shotgun sequence, a single genomic region encodes these proteins:
- the LOC119513719 gene encoding DCC-interacting protein 13-alpha-like, giving the protein MPGIDKLPIEETLEDSPQTRSLLGVFEEDAAAISNYMNQLYQAMHRIYDAQNELSAATHLTSKLLKEYEKQRFPLGGDDEVMSSTLQQFSKVIDELSSCHAVLSTQLADAMMFPITQFKERDLKEILTLKEVFQISSNDHDAAINRYSRLSKKRENDKVKYEVTEDVYTSRKQQHQTMMHYFCALNTLQYKKKIALLEPLLGYMQAQISFFKMGSENLHEQLEEFLTNIGTSVQNVRREMDSDIETMQQTIEDLEVASDPLYVPDPDPTKFPVNRNLTRKAGYLNARNKTGLVSSSWDRQFYFTQGGNLMTQARGEVAGGLAMDIDNCSVMAVDCEDRRYCFQITSFDGKKSSILQAESKKDHEEWICTINNISKQIYLSENPEEIAARVNQSALEAVTPSLSFQQRHESLRPAGQSRPPTARTSSSGSLGSESTSLAALSLDSLVAPDTPIQFDIISPVCEDQPGQVKASGQGGRRTNPFGESGGGRKSEAEDSILHQLFIVRFLGSMEVKSDDNPDVVYETMRQILAARAIHNIFRMTESHLLVTCDCLKLIDPQTQVTRLTFPLPSVVLYATHQENKRLFGFVLRTSGGRSESNLSSVCYIFESNNEGEKICDSVGLAKQIALHAELDHRASEKQKEIERVKEKQQKELSKQKQIEKDLEEQSRLIAASSRPNQAGSEGQFVVLSSSQSEESDLGEEGKKRESEA; this is encoded by the coding sequence GGACAGCCCGCAGACAAGGTCTTTACTGGGTGTATTTGAAGAAGATGCTGCAGCTATTTCTAACTATATGAACCAGTTGTATCAAGCTATGCATCGGATTTATGATGCCCAGAATGAATTAAGTGCAGCAACACACCTGACttcaaaacttctaaaagaatatgaaaaacagCGTTTTCCACTGGGAGGTGATGATGAAGTTATGAGCTCTACTTTGCAACAGTTTTCAAAAGTTATAGATGAGCTTAGCTCTTGTCATGCGGTACTTTCAACTCAGCTTGCTGATGCCATGATGTTCCCCATTACCCAGTTTAAAGAAAGAGATCTGAAAGAAATACTCACATTGAAGGAAGTGTTTCAAATTTCTAGTAATGATCATGATGCTGCCATTAACAGATACAGCCGATtgtcaaaaaagagagaaaatgacaagGTGAAGTATGAAGTAACGGAAGATGTGTATACTTCCAGAAAACAACAACATCAGACCATGATGCATTATTTTTGTGCATTAAATACTCTTCAATACAAGAAGAAAATAGCATTATTAGAACCGCTACTTGGGTACATGCAAGCTCAGATAAGTTTCTTTAAGATGGGTTCAGAAAATCTccatgaacaactggaagaatttTTAACTAATATTGGAACAAGTGTACAGAATGTTCGCAGGGAAATGGACAGTGACATAGAGACCATGCAGCAGACCATAGAGGATTTAGAAGTAGCCAGTGACCCGTTATATGTGCCTGACCCAGACCCCACCAAATTTCCTGTTAATCGAAACTTAACTCGAAAGGCTGGATACCTtaatgctagaaataaaacagGCTTGGTGTCATCTTCCTGGGACAGACAGTTTTACTTCACGCAGGGTGGAAATTTAATGACTCAGGCCCGAGGAGAGGTAGCAGGAGGCTTGGCCATGGACATAGACAACTGTTCAGTGATGGCTGTAGACTGTGAAGACAGGCGATACTGTTTTCAGATCACCTCTTTTGatggaaaaaaatcttcaatTCTGCAAGCAGAGAGTAAAAAAGATCATGAAGAGTGGATCTGTACAATAAATAACATATCTAAGCAAATATATTTAAGTGAAAATCCAGAGGAAATTGCTGCACGAGTAAATCAATCAGCTTTGGAAGCGGTCACTCCTTCCCTGTCGTTCCAACAGAGACACGAGAGCCTACGACCAGCAGGACAATCTCGGCCACCAACAGCACGAACCAGCAGTTCGGGATCCTTAGGATCTGAGTCCACAAGTTTGGCTGCTCTCTCTCTAGATTCCCTTGTTGCCCCAGACACTCCAATACAATTTGACATCATTTCTCCTGTGTGTGAAGATCAGCCTGGCCAGGTGAAAGCCTCTGGCCAGGGAGGCAGGCGTACAAATCCATTTGGAGAATCTGGAGGAGGTAGAAAATCTGAAGCTGAAGATTCTATTCTTCATCAGTTATTTATTGTCCGGTTCCTTGGTTCTATGGAGGTGAAATCAGATGACAATCCAGATGTTGTTTATGAAACAATGCGCCAGATCTTAGCTGCTCGAGCCATACATAACATCTTTCGTATGACAGAATCACATTTATTAGTCACTTGTGACTGTTTAAAGTTAATTGATCCACAGACACAAGTTACAAGACTCACGTTTCCATTACCCAGTGTAGTTTTGTATGCTACACACCAGGAAAATAAGCGGCTTTTTGGATTTGTGCTTCGGACATCAGGAGGGAGAAGTGAGAGTAATCTGTCATCAGTCTGCTATATATTTGAATCTAACAATGAGGGGGAGAAGATTTGTGATTCTGTTGGACTAGCAAAACAGATAGCTTTGCATGCTGAACTGGATCATAGGgcatcagaaaaacaaaaagaaatagagagagtaaaagagaaacaacagaaagaactcagtaaacaaaaacaaattgaaaaggacTTAGAAGAACAAAGTCGGTTGATAGCTGCTTCCAGTAGACCAAACCAAGCTGGTAGTGAAGGGCAGTTTGTTGTCCTGAGCAGTAGCCAGTCAGAGGAGAGTGATttgggagaagaaggaaagaagagagagtcAGAAGCATAA